One Bacteroides sp. genomic region harbors:
- a CDS encoding serine hydrolase domain-containing protein, whose translation MKKWLLFSLVFLLSWTAQTQAQRVEQEIDSRGFSGELQKAWEESGIPAVNFGFITREGQYYSQSFGHAVWSEEAALTADHIFRIASMTKALTSVAVLQLWEQGKVDLDAMVASFIPGIDSIPILTDEGNLVAASRPITLRNLLTHTSGFSYAMFDQRLANFVRPDNWPHPDYPRVAEPGEQWIYSTSTDWAGKVVEAVSGLDLEAYLREHITGPLGMDHTWFNVPDSLQHLIVSIGTRLEEPSDTFREYPGRVPREPVKEYSGGGGLFSSLNDYLKFLACILNEGELGGKRILNEATVDLMFRDELPGVLNLDPEEMADNSRMAHSLSWAIQLVDNDFGRKAGSAYWSGYFNTYYSIDRHSGVAVVVMANYLPFLEPGILGLYKTFESLVRGE comes from the coding sequence ATGAAAAAGTGGTTGCTGTTTTCTTTGGTGTTTTTGCTGTCGTGGACGGCCCAGACACAAGCCCAACGGGTGGAGCAGGAGATTGACAGCCGGGGATTTTCAGGAGAGTTGCAGAAAGCCTGGGAAGAATCAGGGATTCCGGCTGTGAATTTTGGTTTCATCACCCGCGAAGGGCAATACTATTCCCAGTCCTTTGGACACGCAGTATGGTCAGAGGAAGCGGCGCTTACTGCTGACCATATTTTCAGGATCGCCTCGATGACAAAGGCCCTTACCAGTGTTGCCGTGCTGCAGTTATGGGAGCAAGGTAAGGTTGACCTGGATGCCATGGTGGCGTCGTTCATTCCCGGGATTGATTCCATTCCCATCCTTACTGACGAAGGAAATCTTGTTGCAGCAAGCCGGCCTATAACTTTAAGGAACTTATTGACGCACACTTCGGGGTTTTCGTATGCGATGTTTGATCAGCGGCTGGCGAATTTTGTCAGGCCCGACAACTGGCCCCATCCCGATTATCCCAGGGTGGCAGAACCTGGCGAACAGTGGATCTACAGCACCAGTACTGACTGGGCCGGTAAGGTGGTGGAGGCCGTTTCGGGATTGGATCTGGAAGCCTACCTTCGTGAGCACATCACCGGGCCCCTGGGAATGGATCATACCTGGTTTAATGTCCCGGATTCACTGCAGCACCTGATCGTTAGCATCGGAACCCGGCTCGAAGAGCCTTCGGATACCTTCAGGGAGTATCCCGGCAGGGTGCCACGCGAGCCGGTGAAGGAATACAGCGGTGGGGGCGGGTTGTTCTCATCGCTCAACGATTACCTGAAATTCCTGGCCTGTATCCTGAATGAAGGCGAACTGGGAGGAAAGCGCATTCTTAACGAAGCCACAGTGGACCTGATGTTCAGGGATGAATTGCCCGGGGTTCTGAACCTTGACCCGGAAGAAATGGCCGACAACAGCCGGATGGCACATTCCTTATCATGGGCCATTCAATTGGTCGATAATGACTTTGGCAGGAAAGCTGGCTCAGCCTACTGGAGCGGTTATTTCAATACTTATTATAGTATTGACCGTCATTCGGGTGTGGCCGTGGTTGTAATGGCAAATTACCTGCCCTTCCTCGAGCCTGGCATACTTGGTTTGTACAAAACATTTGAAAGCCTGGTGAGGGGGGAGTGA
- a CDS encoding sodium-dependent transporter, whose translation MSLSGNDGRDGFTSKFGIICATAGSAIGLGNIWRFPYVVGENGGGAFLLVYLGFILLLGIPVMLSELVIGRRGQRNTFGSFRRLAPGKPWWFIGVMGLAAAFMILAFYSTIAGWTLEYIVKSFGNAFKDKTGDELASMFQTFHTGVFWPLFWQAVFMIMTAWIILSGVKKGIEKYSKILMPFLLALLIIMAIRSITLPGAMGGLQFLFKPDFSQLNTSVFLSALGQAFFSLSIGMGAIITYGSYIQRENNLTTIAAEVSIADTLIAVLAGVAIFPAVFAFGLDPAEGPGLIFQVLPSIFQQLPGGYFFAIIFFILLAIAALTSSISLLEVVVAFLVEELNLDRKKATIMAASAALLIGVFCTLSFSTLSDVTFRGQTIFGILDFSASNILLPLGGLLIVVFVGWVMKSAEVKDELSNGGLLKLRLYAFFRFIIKFIAPVAIAIIFLNSIGIL comes from the coding sequence ATGTCACTTTCGGGAAATGATGGCCGCGATGGCTTTACCAGCAAGTTTGGTATTATTTGTGCCACAGCCGGTTCGGCCATTGGGCTGGGAAATATCTGGCGCTTTCCATACGTTGTGGGTGAAAACGGGGGAGGTGCTTTTTTGCTGGTTTACCTGGGTTTCATCCTTTTGCTGGGGATTCCGGTAATGCTTTCCGAGCTGGTGATTGGCCGGCGTGGCCAGCGCAACACTTTTGGGTCGTTTCGTCGTTTGGCGCCCGGCAAGCCCTGGTGGTTCATCGGGGTGATGGGGCTGGCTGCAGCTTTTATGATCCTGGCTTTTTACAGCACTATTGCAGGCTGGACGCTTGAGTATATCGTTAAATCGTTTGGAAATGCTTTCAAAGATAAGACCGGCGATGAGCTGGCCAGCATGTTCCAGACCTTTCACACCGGTGTCTTCTGGCCGCTGTTTTGGCAAGCAGTGTTTATGATCATGACGGCCTGGATCATCCTCTCCGGGGTAAAAAAAGGCATTGAAAAATATTCTAAAATACTGATGCCCTTTCTTTTAGCGTTGCTCATCATTATGGCCATCCGTTCCATTACCTTGCCCGGAGCTATGGGCGGGCTGCAGTTTCTGTTTAAGCCTGATTTTTCACAGCTCAATACCAGTGTCTTTCTGAGCGCCCTGGGACAGGCTTTCTTCTCGCTAAGCATCGGGATGGGGGCCATCATTACTTATGGCTCCTATATCCAAAGGGAGAATAACCTGACCACCATTGCGGCAGAGGTTTCCATTGCCGACACCCTGATTGCGGTGTTGGCGGGTGTGGCCATATTTCCTGCCGTATTTGCCTTCGGGCTGGACCCTGCCGAAGGCCCCGGCCTGATATTTCAAGTGCTTCCGAGCATCTTTCAGCAATTGCCGGGCGGTTATTTCTTTGCCATCATATTTTTTATCCTCCTGGCCATCGCCGCACTGACATCCTCCATTTCCCTGCTGGAGGTGGTGGTTGCTTTCCTGGTGGAAGAACTGAACCTGGACCGGAAAAAAGCCACCATCATGGCAGCCAGCGCGGCCCTGCTGATTGGAGTTTTTTGTACTCTTTCTTTCAGTACACTGAGCGATGTAACGTTCAGGGGACAGACCATATTCGGAATACTTGATTTTTCAGCCTCCAACATTCTGTTGCCGTTGGGTGGATTGCTTATCGTGGTGTTTGTTGGCTGGGTCATGAAATCGGCGGAAGTGAAAGATGAACTCTCCAATGGTGGATTGCTGAAGCTGAGGCTTTACGCCTTCTTCCGGTTTATAATCAAATTCATTGCTCCCGTGGCCATTGCCATCATATTTCTAAATAGTATTGGAATTCTCTAA